The Streptococcus toyakuensis genome has a window encoding:
- a CDS encoding magnesium transporter CorA family protein translates to MKQVFLSTTTEFKEIDTLEPGTWINLVNPTQNESLEIANAFDIDIADLRAPLDAEEMSRITIEDEYTLIIVDVPVTEERNNRTYYVTIPLGIIITEETIITTCLEPLPVLDVFINRRLRNFYTFMRSRFIFQILYRNAELYLTALRSIDRKSEQIESQLHQSTRNEELIELMELEKTIVYFKASLKTNERVIKKLTSSTSNIKKYLEDEDLLEDTLIETQQAIEMADIYGNVLHSMTETFASIISNNQNNIMKTLALVTIVMSIPTMVFSAYGMNFKDNEIPLNGEPNAFWLIVFIAFAMSVSLTLYLIHKKWF, encoded by the coding sequence ATGAAACAAGTTTTTCTCTCTACAACAACTGAATTTAAAGAGATCGATACACTTGAACCGGGTACTTGGATCAATCTCGTCAATCCGACTCAAAATGAATCACTCGAAATCGCTAACGCCTTCGACATTGATATTGCTGACCTTCGAGCACCGCTCGATGCAGAAGAAATGTCTCGTATTACCATCGAAGACGAGTATACCCTGATTATCGTAGACGTGCCGGTCACAGAGGAAAGAAATAACCGCACCTACTACGTAACTATTCCGCTTGGTATTATCATCACCGAGGAAACCATTATCACTACGTGTTTGGAACCACTACCTGTCCTCGATGTCTTTATCAACCGTCGCTTGCGTAATTTCTACACTTTCATGCGTTCGCGTTTTATCTTTCAGATTCTTTATCGCAATGCAGAGCTTTATCTAACAGCCCTTCGTTCGATTGACCGTAAGAGTGAACAAATCGAAAGTCAACTGCATCAATCAACTCGTAATGAAGAATTGATTGAGCTCATGGAATTGGAAAAAACCATCGTCTATTTCAAGGCCTCCCTCAAAACAAATGAGCGCGTGATTAAGAAATTGACCAGCTCAACCAGCAATATCAAGAAATACCTTGAGGACGAAGACCTACTCGAGGATACCCTGATTGAAACCCAACAGGCCATCGAGATGGCAGACATTTATGGAAACGTCTTGCACTCTATGACAGAGACCTTTGCCTCTATCATTTCCAACAACCAGAACAACATTATGAAGACCTTGGCCCTTGTGACCATCGTCATGTCCATCCCAACCATGGTCTTTTCTGCCTACGGGATGAACTTTAAGGATAATGAAATCCCCCTAAACGGCGAGCCAAATGCCTTCTGGTTAATCGTCTTTATCGCCTTTGCTATGAGTGTCTCGCTCACTCTCTATCTCATCCATAAAAAATGGTTCTAA